A single Kryptolebias marmoratus isolate JLee-2015 linkage group LG16, ASM164957v2, whole genome shotgun sequence DNA region contains:
- the trip13 gene encoding pachytene checkpoint protein 2 homolog, whose amino-acid sequence MEADRMDVASKQNINVEVHVKSLSTAKLSEVRLHVQALLNRHSMVFGNYRWTEFDEEFLQRHVASVAIVDLEETITQPLDLKSCSVVIHVFTLNEEGPSMLSLEEDEELSAANHWLLPTAEFHGIWESLVYETGVKTKLLDYVTTTIYFSDKNVDSNLISWNRVVLLHGPPGTGKTSLCKALAQKLSIRLSSRYSYGQFVEINSHSLFSKWFSESGKLVTKMFQKIQQLIDDKDALVFVLIDEVESLTAARNACQAGTEPSDAIRVVNSVLTQLDQIKRHPNVVILTTSNVTEKIDLAFVDRADIKQYIGPPSEKGIYNIYLSCIEELMKCQIVYPRQQLFTTYELETMGFAQSEVSEPSLKLRSIAQKSKGLSGRALRKLPFLAHALFVKTPAVSLERFLDAMSRAVDKQREEKDDLINSV is encoded by the exons ATGGAGGCCGACAGAATGGACGTGGCATCCAAGCAGAACATCAACGTGGAGGTCCACGTTAAATCTCTCAG CACTGCAAAACTGTCTGAGGTGAGGCTGCACGTCCAGGCTCTACTGAATCGCCACAGCATGGTTTTTGGAAACTACAGATGGACAGAGTTTGACGAGGAATTCCTGCAGAGGCACGTGGCGTCTGTGGCCATAGTTGATCTCGAGGAAACGATCACACAG CCCCTCGATCTAAAGAGCTGCTCTGTCGTCATTCACGTCTTCACTCTGAATGAGGAAGGACCCAGCATGCTCAGTTtagaggaggacgaggagctTTCAGCAGCAAATCACTGGCTCCTGCCAACAG CTGAGTTTCACGGGATCTGGGAGAGTCTTGTGTACGAGACCGGTGTCAAAACCAAG CTCCTGGATTACGTCACGACGACAATTTACTTCTCGGACAAGAACGTCGACAGCAACCTGATCTCGTGGAACCGCGTCGTGCTGCTTCACG GACCTCCGGGCACAGGGAAAACGTCGCTGTGCAAAGCCCTCGCACAGAAACTGTCCATCCGGCTGTCAAGTCG GTATTCTTACGGGCAGTTTGTGGAGATAAACAGCCACAGTTTGTTCTCCAAGTGGTTCTCAGAG AGTGGGAAGCTGGTCACCAAGATGTTCCAGAAGATCCAGCAGCTGATTGATGACAAAGACGCTCTCGTGTTCGTTCTGATCGACGAG GTGGAGAGTCTGACGGCGGCGAGGAACGCCTGCCAGGCGGGAACAGAACCTTCTGACGCCATTCGAGTGGTCAACTCCGTCCTCACTCAGCTGGACCAGATCAAACG ACATCCCAACGTGGTCATCCTGACCACGTCCAACGTGACGGAGAAGATCGACTTGGCGTTCGTGGACAGGGCGGACATCAAGCAGTACATCGGCCCCCCGTCAGAGAAGGGCATCTACAACATCTACCTGTCCTGCATCGAGGAGCTGATGAAG TGTCAGATCGTGTACCCCCGGCAGCAGCTGTTCACCACCTACGAGCTGGAAACGATGGGCTTCGCTCAGAGCGAGGTGTCGGAGCCCAGCCTGAAGCTGAGGAGCATCGCTCA GAAAAGCAAAGGTTTGAGTGGCAGAGCGCTCAGGAAGCTACCGTTTCTCGCCCATGCACTTTTCGTAAAG ACGCCGGCGGTAAGCCTGGAGAGGTTCCTGGACGCCATGAGCCGAGCGGTGGACAAACAGAGGGAGGAGAAGGACGACCTGATCAACAGCGTGTGA